One window from the genome of Salisaeta longa DSM 21114 encodes:
- a CDS encoding putative capsular polysaccharide synthesis family protein: protein MLPRSLQYVSVPLRRLVMQHRARRRMAEMNHPVIIYQMAKVGSRSVEQALERAGCDSVHIHYLFDLEEKMVRHIEQRVPIPDHFWTSGALRRQWTDRPRRIITLVRDPVARFISGCFHSPELLGLDLSTREQAQEEVERLSCRPGAFDYPQRWFSEELQRATGIDAMAHSFDAAQGFARIATDRFEVLVLQTEQLQTLLPGVVSDFVGRPLQAVTTGVRADAMYQTVKQAFYIPSDILDTVYGSPFAAHFYTAAQRERFRQRWSQDRSVPA, encoded by the coding sequence ATGCTTCCGCGATCGCTTCAGTACGTTAGTGTCCCGCTTCGCCGACTCGTCATGCAGCACCGCGCCCGCCGGCGCATGGCCGAGATGAATCATCCGGTCATTATCTATCAGATGGCCAAGGTCGGGTCGCGCAGTGTGGAGCAGGCCCTTGAGCGTGCTGGCTGCGACTCGGTTCACATCCACTACCTGTTTGACCTTGAGGAGAAAATGGTGCGGCACATCGAGCAGCGCGTGCCCATTCCAGACCACTTTTGGACGAGCGGCGCGCTGCGCAGGCAATGGACAGACCGGCCGCGTCGCATCATTACGTTGGTGCGCGATCCCGTGGCCCGCTTTATCTCGGGCTGTTTTCATAGCCCCGAGCTGTTGGGGCTCGACCTGTCAACCCGCGAGCAGGCCCAAGAAGAGGTCGAGCGCCTGTCGTGTCGGCCCGGTGCGTTCGACTATCCGCAGCGCTGGTTCAGCGAGGAGTTGCAGCGCGCTACCGGCATTGATGCCATGGCGCATTCTTTTGATGCAGCGCAGGGCTTTGCACGCATCGCAACCGATCGGTTCGAGGTGCTGGTGCTGCAGACCGAACAACTACAGACGCTCCTCCCAGGCGTTGTAAGCGACTTTGTGGGGCGTCCGTTGCAGGCGGTTACAACCGGCGTACGTGCCGATGCCATGTACCAGACGGTAAAGCAGGCGTTCTATATCCCAAGCGATATCCTGGATACCGTGTACGGCAGTCCGTTTGCTGCGCATTTTTACACCGCAGCCCAGCGGGAGCGATTTCGGCAGCGGTGGTCGCAGGACCGATCGGTGCCCGCCTAA